ACCAAATAAGCAATTCAAGATTTTGGTTTTCGAAAGAAACTGTGGCGCTACAACAGATTTTTCGACACAGGTTAGTCTTTTAAGACATAATCTTGAATTGGAACACGATGATGAGGGAAATATCTTTTCTGCGGATAGAAATTACGGTGATGCAGAAATCGATGAAAATGGAAATGTGTATTTAAAAGCTACTTGGCTTAACAATAACAAAGTATTGATCACTTACGATTCAAAAATTAGAATATTTAAAAAGGAAAATAAATTAGATGGAATCACGATTCTATACAATAAAAACTACCGCTAACAGCGGTTTCACGCAATTGCTGCTCCTCTTGTAAAATGTAACCGCTTTTTCCATAACTTCGTTCTGTCCAGCCGAGAGTACTCAGTTCCAAATGCCGCAACTGACGTGAAGCCGCCGGACGTTACCAGAAATGCCATGAGAAACTTTGAACTTAAAAATGTAGACAACGACGATCTTGAAGACTTTCTAATTAAAGTTGAGAAATCATTTCAACTAAATTTTGGAAATGAAGATTTTAAAGACGTTCAAAATTTTGGCGAACTTATGGATATTGTTATCAATAAAATTCAACTTGAAAATCATGAGGATTGTACAAAACAACAAGCGTTTTATAAGTTGCGAAAATCATTCGCAGCTGTTTTAAGCATTGATTTAAGGAGTATTTCAACCACTACACTTTTAAGTGATTTGTTTCCAATAAAAAACCGGCGCTACATCATAAAAAATATTGAAAAAGATTTAGGTTTTAAAGTTTCTATCTTAAAAGCTCCTGATTGGTATTCAGGTTCATTTATAATAATTTTAATTTTATCAATAGTCTATATATATTGGAGTTGGAAAATTGGTTTACTTGGTTTTCTACTTTCAATTATTGGATTAAAACTTGGAGAAATATTTGGCAAAGAATTGCATCTAAAAACAGTAGCTGATATTGTAAAATATGTTTCTAGAGAAAATTACGTGAACTCCAGGCGAAACTCAACAACTTTTAATCGTAATGAAACAGAAGCACTGCTAACAGAGTGGTTTCGGGAGGAATTGTGCTTCGAGCAGGAATAAGGCACATCTGGTAACAGCGGTTTCACGCAATTGCTACTCACTTTGTAAAATGAAACATCTTTTTCCATAACTTCGTTTTGTCCAGCCGAGAGTACTCAGTTCCAAATGCCGCAACTGACGTGAAGCCGCCGGACGTTAGCCGTAATTCTTAAAAAAACATGGAGTATAAAACATTTCCTGGAGGTTCAAAAACCAAAGTAAATAAAGCTGGTGATAGCCTTAAAACTGATACAATCGATTTAGAACATTATCGAATTGTCGACGAATGGCGAGAGGCACATAGAGCCGTTTTAAATACTTTTCAAGCGATTTTAAGAACGCGTACGAAAGGTTCTAACATTATTGTTGCTCAACGTCATAAACGACGAAATACTATTATTGACAAATTATTTCGATTTCCTGACATGGAATTATCAAGAATGGATGATGTGGCTGGATGTAGATTGATTTTTTCAAATACTCATGAACTTTATGAATTTAGAAATAAATTGCACACTGCAAGATTCGCCCACAAAAGGAGAAATGATATTGATAAATACGATTACATAAAAAGACCTAAAAGAAGTGGATATCGGGGAATTCACGATGTCTATAGCTACAATGTCCGTTCAAACGTAGGAAAAGGTCTTCAAGGCTTATTAATTGAAATCCAATTTCGAACATTGATTCAACATGCATGGGCAACGACTGTAGAAATTATTGGGATTATTACAGAAAATCAACCCAAGTTTGAACGAGGTGACAAGCGGTATGAGCGCGCGATGATACTTGCAAGTGAGATACTTGCAAGAGCTTTTGAAAATGAAACAGGACCATGTCCACAAATTGGAGATAAGGATCTTGTAGATGAGTTTATTTCCCTTGATAGCGAATTGCATTTAATAAGAACTCTAAAAAGTTTAAATGCTGCTCCTAACACAAAAATCACAGAGAACAAAAATTCTATATTAATATTTAATGATGATGGAACGCTTGACGTTAAAGATTTTCGGGATGCAACAGATGCATTAAGAGAACTTTTCAAACTTGAAAAAGAGAATCCAAAATTAGATATCGTATTAGTAAGGGCAGATACAAGTTCAGAAGTAAGACTAGCCTTCAAAAATTATTTTACTGATGCGCAAGATTTTATCAAATATATTGAAGATGGCTGCCACCAATTATCTGGATTTGTACTACCTTCCATTCCTTAGAACTACGGCTAACAGCGGCTTCACGCAATTGCTACTTTCTTTGTAAAAGAAACCGCCTTTTTCCATAACTTCGTTCTGTCCAGCCGAGAGTACTCAGTTCCAAAAGCCGCAACTGACGTGAAGCCGCCGGACGTTAGCGGTAACCGTATGAAGACGACACTACACATATTGACAATCGGAATTTTAATTACACTTTTTTCGTGCGGACAAACCAATGACAAAAGGAATATTCCTTTGGTTACAACTAACAGTTTGCAGACAAGTAATGACAAAAAAGAAAAAGAGCGTTTAGAAAAAAGAAGAGCAATTGAAAAGCAAGACAACGCAGACAGTTTACGACTTGATAAAGTTTTACAAGACG
The nucleotide sequence above comes from Flavobacterium magnum. Encoded proteins:
- a CDS encoding DUF5412 family protein; amino-acid sequence: MKKALKIVLIMITLVIIGFIAFWALVFYDMNPCGNKVASTFFSPNKQFKILVFERNCGATTDFSTQVSLLRHNLELEHDDEGNIFSADRNYGDAEIDENGNVYLKATWLNNNKVLITYDSKIRIFKKENKLDGITILYNKNYR
- a CDS encoding RelA/SpoT domain-containing protein produces the protein MEYKTFPGGSKTKVNKAGDSLKTDTIDLEHYRIVDEWREAHRAVLNTFQAILRTRTKGSNIIVAQRHKRRNTIIDKLFRFPDMELSRMDDVAGCRLIFSNTHELYEFRNKLHTARFAHKRRNDIDKYDYIKRPKRSGYRGIHDVYSYNVRSNVGKGLQGLLIEIQFRTLIQHAWATTVEIIGIITENQPKFERGDKRYERAMILASEILARAFENETGPCPQIGDKDLVDEFISLDSELHLIRTLKSLNAAPNTKITENKNSILIFNDDGTLDVKDFRDATDALRELFKLEKENPKLDIVLVRADTSSEVRLAFKNYFTDAQDFIKYIEDGCHQLSGFVLPSIP